From Melitaea cinxia chromosome 16, ilMelCinx1.1, whole genome shotgun sequence, a single genomic window includes:
- the LOC123660919 gene encoding uncharacterized protein LOC123660919: protein MVFVVKAIFLSALVYSASAGLLAGHDSYSESALGAPSASYGAPSTSYGPPGFSGSSNLGGQLGSDSGFAQDIHDSSYDAGSSFGASGSSLLSGSALDSGSAIASGPGFTSGSSYDNGAILGSGSGFSGAPTGGDSSLLNSGTLNGGDIGGSAIDGGAPGSLGLGNGDLTGAGFGDAGLPNGQLLGSGLGPGGVSLTGPPRVIGSTVSVGRPTIQASRYELQSVVQNVVRRIPVEVTRHVQVAVPKPVPVPVRQEVKVPVPQPYPVHVDVVKHVPYPVYKTQHVEVERPVPVEVVKHVPVEVIKKVHVPVDRPVEVIKKVHVPVEKHVEVPVAVWKPYPIHIIKHVTHYQKKKCCW from the exons ATGGTGTTCGtt GTTAAGGCGATTTTCCTGTCCGCATTAGTTTATAGTGCATCAGCTGGCTTATTGGCTGGTCATGATTCCTATTCTGAATCAGCACTTGGCGCCCCATCTGCGTCTTATGGCGCACCTTCAACTTCATATGGACCACCTGGATTTTCAGGAAGTTCGAACTTAGGTGGACAATTAGGGAGCGATAGCGGTTTTGCGCAGGATATACATGACAGTAGTTACGATGCAGGTAGTTCATTCGGTGCTAGTGGATCAAGTCTGTTAAGTGGGTCAGCACTAGACAGTGGATCAGCGATAGCCAGTGGACCAGGTTTTACTAGCGGATCTTCCTACGACAATGGAGCTATTTTAGGTAGCGGCTCAGGTTTCAGTGGAGCTCCAACAGGTGGTGACAGTTCACTTTTGAATAGTGGAACCCTAAACGGCGGTGATATTGGTGGATCAGCTATTGATGGTGGAGCTCCTGGTAGTTTAGGCCTTGGAAATGGAGATCTGACTGGGGCTGGATTCGGCGATGCAGGCCTTCCTAATGGACAACTGTTAGGTTCTGGACTCGGACCAGGTGGTGTTTCACTTACTGGCCCACCTAGAGTGATAGGATCTACTGTTTCCGTAGGTCGTCCGACAATTCAAGCTTCAAGATATGAGCTTCAATCGGTTGTACAAAATGTTGTCCGTCGCATACCAGTTGAAGTAACGCGACATGTACAAGTTGCTGTACCTAAACCAGTTCCTGTTCCAGTGCGCCAAGAAGTCAAGGTACCGGTTCCTCAACCCTACCCTGTTCATGTAGACGTTGTCAAGCACGTTCCATATCCCGTGTACAAAACTCAGCACGTTGAAGTAGAGCGACCAGTTCCAGTTGAAGTTGTAAAACACGTGCCAGTAGAAGTTATCAAAAAAGTCCATGTACCAGTTGACAGACCTGTAGAGGTTATTAAAAAAGTTCATGTTCCAGTCGAAAAGCACGTTGAGGTTCCCGTCGCAGTTTGGAAACCCTATCCCATCCATATCATCAAACACGTCACACACTATCAAAAGAAGAAATGCTGTTGGTAA
- the LOC123660920 gene encoding uncharacterized protein LOC123660920 translates to MATLTKITTLAILLSSSYAGILHGNNHHEELGNGYPSSPHTSLTAPSALASSSFSPSSFPAGSLPSASYSGAGLVGSSYSSGFGANGGFSANNVGFGSNRGFGDYSSYGTGGLTDAFIGASGLGSGLNGASVAAPVLAGAALPGAGLTGGDAPPPGPKAPVITEIHGLANSNGAPTRYRVRDETYQVYREVTHRVPQPVPVPVPQTVQIPVPQPYPVRVPVVKNVPVPVVKIQQVKVDKPVPYPVEKIVKVPVEKVVQVAVDRPVPIEKIVKVPVVKLVKIPVHVVKNYPVPVFKTVHHKAHASHGSSYGHSHGWSQW, encoded by the exons ATGGCTACCCTA aCGAAAATAACAACCTTAGCTATCCTACTGAGTAGCAGCTATGCAGGTATTTTACATGGAAACAATCATCACGAAGAACTAGGTAATGGGTACCCATCATCACCACATACCAGTTTAACTGCTCCAAGTGCCTTAGCGTCTTCGAGCTTCTCTCCCAGTTCATTCCCAGCTGGATCGTTACCATCTGCATCTTATTCTGGCGCTGGCCTAGTTGGAAGTAGTTATTCAAGTGGATTTGGCGCCAACGGTGGATTTAGTGCCAACAATGTCGGCTTTGGATCTAACAGGGGCTTTGGAGACTATAGTAGCTACGGAACAGGAGGATTAACTGATGCTTTCATAGGTGCCAGTGGCTTAGGGTCTGGACTTAATGGCGCTTCTGTAGCAGCACCTGTTTTGGCTGGAGCTGCTCTTCCAGGAGCTGGACTAACCGGAGGTGATGCTCCACCTCCAGGACCTAAAGCTCCAGTTATTACTGAAATACATGGCCTTGCCAATAGTAACGGTGCACCGACACGATACCGTGTTCGTGATGAGACTTACCAGGTCTATCGTGAAGTAACACACAGAGTTCCCCAACCAGTACCTGTACCTGTCCCCCAAACTGTTCAAATTCCTGTACCACAACCATATCCCGTTCGAGTTCCTGTAGTGAAAAACGTTCCTGTACCTGTCGTTAAAATACAGCAAGTTAAAGTGGACAAACCAGTACCTTACCCCGTGGAGAAAATTGTGAAAGTACCAGTTGAAAAAGTTGTTCAAGTAGCAGTAGATCGTCCTGTCCCAATTGAGAAAATCGTCAAAGTACCTGTCGTAAAACTAGTGAAGATCCCCGTTCATGTTGTGAAAAATTATCCTGTGCCGGTCTTTAAGACCGTTCACCACAAAGCTCACGCGAGCCACGGTTCCAGCTACGGTCACAGCCACGGATGGTCACAATGGTGA
- the LOC123660921 gene encoding putative uncharacterized protein DDB_G0282129, translating to MKTAMQTIRILVTILTIEKVRCQDGFSEQDFYRLQQYSNNDVQSEAVTGYNINMMQKEPPSPSVSSVGGQYQVSDENSGEYSKGERSKNRKVYRIKNPFQQQQAEETPSQDTNQDNGIAASNQYSAMQYSLPPEDFLQRMRAESQYQQQQQQQQQQQQHQHQHQQQQQQQQQYQQQLTTQISPSPYSVTPQPQYSFSTIQPSNYDINQQSNQMPSLEPKAYTPVYQTNVNSFQYSNPNLYSFDSSQSTPSPPYMSTPLPNAQYLGTPANTYVSSSSPIYLSSPQTVQQYVSSPSTNIHSGFLDYNNNRVTTVGSNYDVNNEVSKRRHIDHYDNSANGVRYPNHIQNQYQNDFPSSTMSPILSTYSESWQNTLTGGYNPQAKSENDYMQIQYQNLRYNNYQKDRQETNSEISNSDNNRIGSIPSANNLFLNYIQPDYQFYSSIKTPTRDSDSETNQSDVYSHGDYGWKLSDKKSSFEPELPTRNNYFKYQIHSVQPDSGAVSQVSFQMDSSKHEHNTKSASEKLEAEDFARAAAKAHDKYKQQLEANKYVSNSHYNNNVLSNTFGRTSYYNNEDGKQNKLYNANLYANQQSESIKSSPLFYMNSRETLDGRTKQIFDHDKALKNIVSIDLSNVVQNSDTSAKLTPDNEAIDSYYEDKNTFFSIKSKPDDYISIDKFKQLEQNVPYSSKYQTTESLYNVGSGNKRFLDDVPQSINFLKQLSNNQQDNTQSSANIHQQGSRNSQLTSDVANILKFSDIPYRLTQNLNSNSQYLRNNNFDQSKIPTPLPISINQNVDKHHIDVAAEIINKLMSNSNLKTRERPEIDSQSGNVFSTINGFKIANPFNADLQVVADMLKGKTAFDESQMNLFRELNKPVSTKLDISQLQQLLQFKNENNDLALRNGLNTFGNTFFDIYNSGRPLYQGVKYSRSEEEPENIPIADSSNNHPIGAVIEQDGVVNREPSDESESSEDGISLNLDDESPKAVHINSDHRGIGERQRHSSPYFSRFSYKRKYPKSEFEEPHPVLKPPPPHSSRHRPVQKIEKGRRRRVVKPKMLRVYKTEPLFEADTSLVNDMTPMHFKQSLLVAEDKSDTVVENQD from the exons atACGGATACTAGTCACAATTTTGACTATTGAAAAAGTACGCTGTCAAGATGGATTCAGTGAGCAAGATTTTTACCGATTACAGCAATACAGTAATAACGATGTTCAGTCTGAAGCTGTTACGggatataacataaatatgatGCAAAAGGAGCCGCCTAGTCCGTCTGTAAGCTCAGTTGGTGGACAATACCAAGTAAGTGATGAAAATAGCGGTGAATATAGTAAAGGAGAACGTAGTAAAAACAGAAAAGTATACCgaattaaaaatccatttcaACAGCAACAAGCAGAAGAAACGCCTTCTCAAGACACTAATCAAGATAATGGAATCGCAGCTAGTAACCAGTATTCAGCGATGCAGTATTCTTTACCCCCTGAAGATTTCTTACAAAGAATGAGAGCTGAAAGTCAATATCAACAACAacagcaacaacaacaacaacaacaacaacatcaACATCAAcatcaacaacaacaacaacaacaacaacaatatcAACAACAGCTAACCACTCAAATTTCTCCCTCACCATACTCAGTAACCCCCCAACCACAATACTCGTTTTCCACAATACAGCCTTCAAATTATGACATTAATCAACAATCTAATCAAATGCCATCTTTAGAACCGAAAGCGTACACACCAGTTTATCAGACTAACGTAAATTCGTTTCAGTATAGTAATCCAAATTTATATAGTTTTGATAGCTCCCAAAGTACACCGTCTCCACCTTATATGTCCACACCATTGCCAAATGCTCAGTATTTAGGAACGCCAGCTAATACCTATGTGTCTAGTTCTTCCCCGATATATCTGTCTAGCCCACAAACTGTACAGCAATATGTTTCTTCCCCTAGCACAAACATCCATTCAGGGTttttagattataataataacagagTAACAACGGTAGGTAGTAACTATGACGTAAATAATGAAGTAAGTAAAAGAAGACATATTGATCATTATGATAATTCGGCTAATGGAGTTAGATATCCCAATCACATACAAAACCAATATCAAAACGATTTTCCATCGTCAACAATGTCACCTATATTATCCACATATTCGGAGTCTTGGCAAAATACTTTGACGGGGGGTTACAATCCTCAGGCTAAATCTGAAAATGATTACATGCAAATACAATATCAAAATCTGAGATACAACAATTATCAGAAAGATAGGCAAGAAACAAACTCAGAAATTTCAAACAGTGATAATAATCGTATCGGTAGTATACCGTCtgctaataatttatttttaaactatattcaaCCGGATTATCAGTTTTATAGTAGCATCAAAACACCGACTAGGGATTCTGATTCAGAAACAAACCAATCAGACGTATATTCACATGGAGATTATGGGTGGAAACTATCAGATAAAAAGTCTTCATTTGAGCCAGAGTTACCAActagaaacaattattttaaataccaaATACATAGTGTACAACCAGATTCAGGAGCAGTGAGTCAAGTAAGTTTTCAAATGGATTCTAGCAAACATGAGCATAATACTAAATCGGCATCAGAAAAATTAGAAGCAGAAGACTTTGCTAGAGCAGCTGCTAAAGCCCATGATAAATATAAACAACAGTTAGAAGCtaataaatatgtatctaaCTCTCATTACAACAATAACGTTTTAAGTAATACATTTGGTAGGACTTCATATTACAATAATGAGGACGGTAAACAAAACAAACTATACAACGCAAATTTATATGCAAACCAACAGTCCGAGTCTATAAAATCGTCACCTCTATTTTATATGAACTCTAGGGAAACGTTAGATGGTAGGACAAAACAAATTTTTGACCACGataaagctttaaaaaatattgtttcaataGATTTGTCTAATGTTGTACAAAATTCAGATACATCGGCTAAATTAACTCCTGATAACGAAGCAA TTGATTCTTACTACGaagataaaaatacttttttttctataaaatcaaAGCCTGATGATTATATAagtattgataaatttaaacaattagaaCAAAACGTTCCTTATAGCAGTAAGTATCAAACCACGGAGTCACTTTATAACGTTGGTTCTGGAAATAAGCGTTTTCTGGATGATGTACCACAAtcgataaactttttaaaacagTTATCAAACAACCAACAAGACAACACTCAATCATCAGCTAACATTCATCAACAAGGATCACGTAATTCACAACTAACTTCCGATGTtgctaatatactaaaatttagTGATATACCGTACCGTTTAactcaaaatttaaattcaaactcCCAATATCTTCGTAACAATAATTTTGATCAAAGTAAAATTCCAACACCTTTACctatatcaatcaatcaaaatgtAGATAAGCATCATATTGATGTTGCAgcagaaattattaataaactaatgtCTAATAGCAATCTAAAAACTAGAGAAAGACCTGAGATTGATTCACAATCTGGTAATGTATTTTCAACAATAAATGGTTTTAAAATAGCAAATCCTTTTAATGCAGATCTTCAGGTAGTTGCTGATATGTTAAAAGGTAAAACAGCATTTGATGAAAGTCAGATGAATCTTTTTCGAGAACTCAATAAACCTGTTTCCACGAAATTAGACATTTCTCAATTACAGCAACTTCTCcagtttaaaaatgaaaataatgatcTAGCTCTTAGGAACGGTTTAAATACATTTGGCAAtactttttttgatatttataatagtgGACGTCCTCTATATCAAGGTGTAAAATATTCACGCAGTGAAGAGGAACCAGAAAACATTCCTATTGCAGACTCTTCAAATAATCATCCTATCGGTGCAGTTATAGAACAAGATGGTGTTGTAAATAGGGAACCATCTGATGAATCCGAATCATCGGAAGATGGTATATCATTAAATTTAGATGATGAGAGCCCAAAAGCTGTTCATATTAATTCTGATCACAGAGGAATAGGAGAGAGACAAAGGCATTCTAGCCCGTACTTTAGTCGTTTTTCATATAAGAGAAAATATCCTAAGTCAGAATTTGAAGAGCCACATCCAGTCCTTAAGCCTCCACCTCCCCATAGCTCTCGGCACCGACCAGTGCAGAAAATAGAAAAAGGCAGAAGAAGAAGAGTTGTAAAACCAAAAATGCTAAGAGTTTATAAAACCGAGCCGTTGTTCGAAGCAGACACTTCTCTTGTAAACGATATGACACCAATGCATTTTAAACAAAGCCTTCTGGTAGCAGAAGATAAATCCGATACTGTTGTTGAAAACCAAgattag